The following nucleotide sequence is from Cyanobacteriota bacterium.
TACTCCCTAGTGACTCCAATTCCTCATGACTGGATTTATGTATTCATACATACCACTTCTCCAGGCTACAGCTACGGATAACTTGTAGTAAGGACTTAAGTCCTTAGAACTAATGGGTTATGCTGCTGGCTTTTGGAGAGTTGGTATCCGCACCAGAGCAGCCGATCATCAGTTAGCAATGTTCATCCTAGGTCTGTGGTTGCTGGTTGAGATGTCGCAGGCAAACGCTGGAGCAGACACGTGAAAGCTCCAGCACCAAGGCCATCTTGGGGCATCATTCGATAACAGGGCATTGTCGTTAGGTGAGACTGAAAGGGTTGGAGAGCAGACACCGTTACAGGCTGAAACTGAGGAAAGCGAGCTAACAGCCATGCGATTGTTTCCTCATTTTCCTCAGGGGAATAGGTGCAGGTCATGTAGGCTAGGTAGCCACCAAGAGCAACCGTTTGGGCAGCATTGGCCAAAATTCGCCGCTGACGATTAGCGTTTTTGTTAATCTGTACAGGATGAAAACAGCCCGGAGCATCATCTCCCTTAGCAATGAGAGATTGACCCGTACAGGGGGCATCCACTAGTACCACATCCATGCTAGCGGGCGATCGCACAGCCCATTGTTCTGAGTCGTGGCTAAATACCTGATAGGGATAAATGTGACACCGTTGCAGGTTGGAAATGAGAGCACCTATGCGCTTACCAATGACCTCGTTACACAATAACAGCGAGGGATGCAGCGATCGCCATGCAAATACACTCTTACCCCCAGGAGCAGCACACAGGTCTAACACCTGCTGCACGGGTTGGGGAATAGTCAGCAGCACAGTAGCTGCAAACACTGACGAAAAGTCCAAGCAATAAAAATAGCCTTGGTGGTGAAGAGGATGGGTGCCTGGACGGGTGCCAATCGCTAGTCGATCTACAAACGGGGGTTGCCATGGCAAGGGTGGTTCTGGCAAAAACGGATAACTGTCGGGTTCACGACACCACAAGATGCAAGGGTGAAAGGACTTGGGATGGGTTAGGGCATCAATGAACCGATCGCGCTCTGACTCATCAGCATACAACTGCCGACTAAGCTTCATCAGGAGTTTAGATGGCTGCCGATTAGCCAAGGTAGTCATGGGTAGACAACGAATAACAGGCTTGTCTTACAAATAACTGTACTCAGTCCAGAGATAGTCGATCGCCACCTTACCCTGAACTTGAATTGGCAGGCTCATCCAGGTCACAAATTCTGTAGGGCGCAGGGTCAGACAGTGATCCATAATCGTCACGTGAATCATGTCTTCATCACTGTTATGCAGGGCCACGATTGGGTGCCAAGTCCTCTCAGATAGCA
It contains:
- a CDS encoding RsmB/NOP family class I SAM-dependent RNA methyltransferase is translated as MTTLANRQPSKLLMKLSRQLYADESERDRFIDALTHPKSFHPCILWCREPDSYPFLPEPPLPWQPPFVDRLAIGTRPGTHPLHHQGYFYCLDFSSVFAATVLLTIPQPVQQVLDLCAAPGGKSVFAWRSLHPSLLLCNEVIGKRIGALISNLQRCHIYPYQVFSHDSEQWAVRSPASMDVVLVDAPCTGQSLIAKGDDAPGCFHPVQINKNANRQRRILANAAQTVALGGYLAYMTCTYSPEENEETIAWLLARFPQFQPVTVSALQPFQSHLTTMPCYRMMPQDGLGAGAFTCLLQRLPATSQPATTDLG